From a region of the Oryza sativa Japonica Group chromosome 6, ASM3414082v1 genome:
- the LOC4340443 gene encoding probable cyclic nucleotide-gated ion channel 20, chloroplastic has translation MSGQERDDVPMLELQRFPTRSVSMCIPVRDDIYEDSIISHSGPIFTPAPTQYTSVAIPSGNRDMLDKLPRPKVKSKPHVVTPEEVGISNWPYDQHVPKNKHLMMYSEPLGLCDNPDCVDCPRACKNKRHFQRSLAPFDNKFHNILYGYGDRWKKKAGHYLSYIPIMKPHDKAVHRWNQFFVISCLLAIFNDPLFFFLLSVDKDYKCIVFNWNFAIALAVGRSVTDAIYFLHMLLQFRLAYVAPESRVVGTGDLVDEPMKIAMRYLRGFFVLDLFVVLPLPQVMILLVIPKYVGLSSANYAKNLLRATVLLQYVPRIIRFVPLLGGQSTNGFIFESAWSTFVINLLMFVLAGHVVGSCWYLFGLQRVNQCLRDSCAASNISKALCNNCTDCGITGINRTNWLNNSDLTGCFDTKSGNFPYGIYQQAVLLTTEPGLKRYIYSLFWGFQQISTLAGNLIPSYFVWEVIFTMAIIGLGLLLFALLIGSMQNFLQALGKRRLEMQLRRRDVEQWMSHRRLPEDLRRRVRSAERFSWVATRGVNEEELLSNLPEDIQRGIRRHFFGFLKKVRLFNLMDNATWDAICDKLRQNLYITGSDILYQGGPVEKMVFIVRGRLESISADGNKSPLQEGDVCGEELLSWYLEQSSVNRDGGKIKLHGMRLVAIRTVRCLTNVEAFVLRARDLEEVTSQFSRFLRNPLVLGTIRYESPYWKNLAANRIQVAWRYRKRRLKRAEMQRLQ, from the exons ATGTCTGGCCAAGAGAGAGATGATGTTCCAATGCTAGAGCTACAAAGATTTCCTACTAGAAGTGTATCGATGTGTATACCTGTCAGGGATGATATATATGAAGACTCAATCATATCCCACAGTGGTCCTATTTTCACCCCAGCACCAACTCAGTATACATCCGTGGCTATTCCATCAGGAAACAGAGACATGCTCGATAAGCTGCCTCGTCCAAAGGTTAAGAGCAAACCACATGTTGTTACGCCGGAAGAAGTTGGAATAAGTAACTGGCCTTATGACCAGCATGTTCCGAAGAACAAACACCTGATGATGTACTCTGAGCCTCTGGGACTGTGTGATAATCCTGATTGTGTCGACTGTCCTCGTGCTTGTAAAAACAAAAGGCATTTCCAGAGAAGTTTAGCTCCGTTTGATAACAAG TTTCACAACATTCTTTATGGCTACGGTGATCGATGGAAGAAGAAAGCTGGGCATTACCTTTCATACATTCCAATTATGAAGCCACATGATAAGGCTGTTCATCGGTGGAACCAGTTTTTTGTGATATCATGCTTGCTAGCCATATTCAATGACCCTCTGTTTTTCTTCCTATTGTCAGTAGATAAG GATTATAAGTGTATAGTGTTCAACTGGAATTTCGCGATAGCATTAGCTGTTGGAAGAAGTGTGACTGACgccatatattttttacacatGCTTCTTCAG TTCAGGCTAGCATATGTAGCACCGGAGTCGAGAGTAGTGGGAACTGGAGATTTGGTTGATGAGCCTATGAAAATTGCTATGCGCTATCTTCGTGGGTTTTTTGTACTCGACTTATTTGTTGTTCTTCCACTCCCTCAG GTGATGATATTGCTAGTTATCCCTAAATATGTGGGATTATCAAGTGCAAACTATGCAAAAAACTTGTTGCGTGCTACAGTTCTTCTTCAGTATGTACCACGTATTATAAGATTTGTGCCACTGCTTGGTGGTCAATCTACAAATGGATTCATTTTTGAGTCAGCATGGTCTACTTTTGTGATCAATCTTCTAATGTTTGTTTTGGCTGGGCATGTCGTTGGTTCATGTTGGTACCTCTTCGGACTACAA AGGGTTAATCAATGTCTACGGGATTCTTGTGCTGCATCAAACATATCAAAAGCGTTGTGTAATAATTGTACAGATTGTGGAATTACTGGAATAAATAGGACCAATTGGTTGAACAACTCAGACTTAACTGGCTGTTTTGATACTAAAAGCGGTAATTTCCCTTATGGCATCTACCAACAGGCAGTGTTGCTAACCACAGAACCTGGACTTAAGCGTTATATATATTCGCTCTTTTGGGGGTTTCAG CAAATTAGTACATTAGCTGGCAATTTGATCCCAAGTTACTTTGTATGGGAAGTAATATTCACTATGGCTATTATTGGACTGGGGTTGTTGCTTTTCGCATTACTCATAGGGTCCATGCAGAATTTTCTCCAAGCTCTTGGAAAAAG GAGACTAGAGATGCAATTAAGAAGGCGTGATGTTGAACAGTGGATGAGCCATAGGCGGCTGCCAGAAGATCTGAGAAG GAGGGTTAGATCTGCCGAGAGGTTCAGCTGGGTAGCTACTAGAGGAGTGAATGAAGAAGAGCTTTTGAGCAATTTGCCAGAAGATATTCAAAGGGGCATACGCCGCCATTTCTTTGGGTTCCTTAAGAAG GTCCGGCTGTTTAACCTGATGGACAATGCAACCTGGGATGCAATTTGTGACAAGCTAAGGCAGAACTTGTATATTACAGGAAGTGATATTCTTTATCAGGGTGGTCCTGTTGAAAAGATGGTTTTTATAGTCAGGGGTAGATTGGAAAGCATCAGTGCAGATGGAAATAAGTCTCCCTTGCAAGAAGGAGATGTTTGTGGTGAGGAACTCCTTTCCTGGTACTTGGAGCAATCTTCAGTGAACCGAG ATGGTGGGAAGATCAAGTTGCATGGCATGCGTTTGGTCGCCATACGTACTGTCAGATGTTTAACAAATGTTGAAGCTTTTGTACTGCGAGCACGTGATCTGGAAGAAGTGACTTCACAATTTTCAAGATTCTTGCGCAATCCACTTGTGCTAGGTACAATCAG GTATGAATCACCTTACTGGAAGAACCTTGCAGCAAATCGCATCCAAGTCGCATGGAGGTATCGGAAAAGGCGACTGAAGAGAGCTGAGATGCAAAGGTTGCAATAG
- the LOC4340442 gene encoding protein trichome birefringence-like 1 → MKGLWKQSGLAGMACAADVGAAGAGRRARLAVYVLAVAFAAFTAYVAVSSSSPPPAGEGASWFGGVYASTAPYRAQVSGFFSSIFPTGSSTPSPEQQPPPPRRGEGGGQVSSHGIDEHARVRSGAAHSVPVDPAASTKHSGSGGGGGAASNNGGGGSAPPPGNLAGSGTPPAKGSGGDGGGAPANNSTSGGAPANSAVEQSSPAGDGGGSPSTASSSAGKSSSANTGEESVDKSNKQSGSGGEAPSNGDAVSDKKNSTAKADTEVAVKASSDNSTGTGSSAKGESNVGSNSSAGSGNGVASSVSSAAVNSTAVKTDAKDVVVATSTDSAGSVSDVKADLSNRSDTPPASGSGHSNHTSDVTVSPAKGNAKDGGADTNKASGNVASTSNQTASTAMVAKKAGGSPSKNQTSVASTNSKNQNQTSAGVASGGSSGTTSKQEETTSQGSVGSSKDHPAQAINSKTSNYSEVLVKGNGSSTKQASQKQPDKKVDWIKEMASCDMFHGNWVRDESYPLYPEGSCPHIDEPFDCYLNGRPDRAYQKLRWQPSSCNIPRLNPTDMLERLRGKRLVFVGDSLNRNMWESLVCILRNSVKDKRKVFEASGRHEFKTEGSYSFLFTDYNCSVEFFRSPFLVQEWEMKVSNGKKKETLRLDIVEQSSPKYKDADFLIFNTGHWWTHEKTSLGKDYYQEGNHVYSELNVVDAFHKALVTWSRWIDANVNPKKTTVLFRGYSASHFSGGQWNSGGSCDKETEPIRNEQYLSTYPPKMSILEDVIHKMKTPVVYLNITRMTDYRKDAHPSIYRKRNLTEDERRSPERYQDCSHWCLPGVPDSWNELLYAQLLIKQHQMLQQ, encoded by the exons ATGAAGGGCCTGTGGAAGCAGAGCGGCCTGGCGGGCATGGCGTGCGCCGCGGACGTtggcgcggcgggcgcggggcggcgcgcgAGGCTCGCGGTGTACGTGCTCGCCGTGGCCTTCGCGGCATTCACCGCGTACGtggccgtctcctcctcctcgccgccccccGCCGGGGAGGGCGCGTCGTGGTTCGGCGGGGTGTACGCGTCCACGGCGCCGTACCGCGCGCAGGTCTCGGGGTTCTTCTCGTCCATCTTCCCCACCGGCTCCTCCACCCCCTCGccggagcagcagccgccgccgccgcgccgcggcgagggaggcggccaGGTGAGTAGCCATGGGATCGATGAGCACGCGCGGGTGCGGAGCGGCGCAGCGCACAGCGTCCCTGTCGATCCAGCTGCGTCTACCAAGCATTCGGgaagtggaggtggaggtggtgcggCAAGCAACAATGGCGGTGGTGGGAGTGCGCCTCCGCCCGGCAATTTGGCAGGAAGTGGCACTCCACCTGCAaagggaagcggcggcgacggcggcggcgctccggcgaatAATTCCACAAGTGGCGGCGCCCCGGCGAACAGCGCGGTGGAGCAGAGTAGCCCGGCCGGAGATGGGGGTGGATCCCCATCCACAGCCAGTAGTTCTGCCGGAAAATCATCCTCCGCGAACACCGGCGAGGAGAGTGTAGATAAGTCCAATAAGCAGTCAGGAAGTGGAGGTGAAGCTCCCAGCAATGGCGATGCCGTTTCTGACAAGAAGAACAGCACGGCGAAGGCCGATACCGAAGTTGCTGTTAAAGCATCCAGTGATAATTCTACTGGAACTGGAAGTTCAGCAAAGGGTGAATCTAATGTTGGATCTAATAGCAGTGCAGGAAGTGGAAATGGTGTTGCAAGTAGTGTTTCTTCTGCTGCTGTGAATAGCACTGCGGTAAAGACAGATGCAAAAGACGTAGTCGTTGCTACGAGTACTGATTCTGCCGGAAGTGTCTCAGATGTGAAGGCCGATTTGAGTAACAGATCAGATACTCCGCCAGCGAGTGGAAGTGGACATTCCAACCATACATCAGATGTGACTGTTAGTCCGGCGAAGGGAAATGCTAAAGATGGCGGAGCTGATACAAATAAAGCGAGTGGGAATGTGGCTTCAACTAGTAATCAGACTGCTAGTACTGCAATGGTCGCAAAGAAAGCGGGTGGATCCCCAAGCAAGAATCAGACATCTGTAGCATCGACAAATTCGAAGAATCAGAACCAGACTAGTGCTGGAGTTGCTTCTGGTGGAAGTAGTGGTACAACAAGTAAGCAGGAGGAAACAACTTCGCAGGGTAGTGTTGGTTCATCTAAGGATCATCCTGCCCAAGCAATCAACTCAAAAACTAGCAACTACAGCGAAGTGCTGGTGAAGGGGAATGGATCATCAACAAAACAGGCATCACAAAAACAGCCTGATAAAAAGGTTGACTGGATCAAGGAGATGGCCAGCTGTGATATGTTCCATGGGAATTGGGTTCGGGATGAGTCGTACCCTCTCTACCCTGAGGGATCATGCCCTCACATTGATGAGCCCTTCGACTGTTATCTCAATGGCCGGCCAGATCGAGCCTACCAGAAGCTCCGGTGGCAACCTAGTAGCTGCAACATCCCGAG ATTGAATCCAACTGATATGTTGGAGAGGCTGAGGGGGAAAAGACTGGTTTTCGTTGGTGATTCACTTAATAGGAACATGTGGGAATCCCTGGTCTGCATCTTAAGGAACTCCGTTAAGGATAAGAGGAAGGTTTTTGAGGCATCTGGTAGGCATGAGTTTAAGACTGAGGGCTCATACTCTTTCCTGTTCACG GACTATAACTGCAGTGTGGAGTTTTTTCGCTCCCCTTTCCTAGTCCAAGAATGGGAGATGAAAGTGAGCaatggaaagaaaaaagaaactctTAGGCTTGATATAGTCGAGCAATCATCACCAAAGTATAAGGATGCAGATTTTCTAATTTTCAATACTGGACACTGGTGGACACATGAGAAGACTTCTCTAGG GAAGGATTACTATCAGGAAGGTAATCACGTGTATAGTGAGCTCAATGTTGTGGATGCCTTTCACAAAGCTCTTGTCACCTGGTCCAGGTGGATTGATGCGAATGTAAATCCCAAGAAAACCACTGTGTTGTTCAGAGGCTATTCAGCATCCCATTTCAG TGGTGGGCAATGGAATTCAGGTGGTAGCTGTGACAAAGAGACAGAACCAATAAGAAATGAACAGTACCTGTCAACCTACCCACCAAAGATGAGCATTTTAGAGGATGTGATCCACAAGATGAAAACTCCAGTTGTTTACTTGAATATAACAAGGATGACTGACTATAGAAAGGATGCACATCCTTCAATCTATCGCAAACGGAACCTGACTGAGGACGAGAGAAGATCACCAGAGAGATACCAGGACTGCAGCCACTGGTGCCTTCCTGGAGTACCGGATTCCTGGAACGAGCTGCTTTATGCCCAACTTTTGATCAAACAGCATCAAATGCTCCAACAATAA
- the LOC107277165 gene encoding uncharacterized protein codes for MRIRRRPQCVSLQSSDPSTSTAATQNAAARSREGGGGDGVGRRLHQLHHHGNVDLGKKSSGVARRRLALLQQENGVDCSDSKGPGEEHGGAGDAHRSVPLPCTGGEVGSKSEPAAAVAPAVIVDVKEEEKSVGNGGGGGGAKKRRGGGAPAVLMEGSRCSRVNGRGWRCSQPTLVGYALCEHHLGKGRMRSVTGGGGGRGGASQLGRTEHRPPATARNPAAAAAPPPKADEPGPNHIAHH; via the exons ATGAGGATTAGGAGGAGGCCACAGTGTGTTTCGTTGCAGAGCTCAGATCCATCCACATCCACCGCTGCAACCCAGAATGCGGCAGCAAGAAGCcgggagggtggtggtggcgatggtgTTGGGAGGAGGCTGCACCAGCTGCACCACCATGGGAATGTGGATCTTGGCAAGAAATCGTCCGGGGTGGCAAGGCGGCGCCTGGCATTGTTGCAGCAG GAAAATGGAGTGGATTGCAGCGACAGCAAGGGACCTGGTGAAGAACATGGAGGAGCTGGAGATGCTCACAGGAG CGTGCCATTGCCAtgcaccggcggcgaggtgggcagCAAgtcggagccggcggcggcggttgcacCGGCGGTGATCGTGGatgtgaaggaggaggagaagagcgtcggcaatggcggcggcggcggtggagccaagaagcggcgaggtggtggcgcgCCGGCGGTGCTGATGGAGGGGTCACGGTGCAGCCGCGTGAACGGGCGAGGGTGGCGGTGCAGCCAGCCGACGCTCGTCGGCTACGCGCTCTGCGAGCACCACCTCGGCAAGGGAAGGATGCGGagcgtcaccggcggcggcgggggacgcggcggcgccagccagcTCGGCCGCACCGAgcaccggccgccggcgacggcgaggaaccccgccgccgcggcggcgccgccgcccaaggCCGACGAGCCAGGCCCGAATCATATCGCGCACCATTAA